GTCAAACAAGAAACATGGAAGTTTCTGGGTACAATCGTATCGGCTGCAACCGTAGGCGGTGTGATGATTATCCTGAACAAGACATACGGATTTACAAGCGGTGCACTGGCTGCTCCGCAAGCCAATGCGATGGCAGCCGTTATCGAACCGTTGATGAGTGGTGTAGGCGCACCTTGGTTGCTATATGGTATCGGCGCTGTGTTAGCTATTATTCTGACTCTTTGTAAAATTCCTGCATTAGCTTTTGCATTGGGTATGTTTATTCCTTTGGAACTGAATGTGCCGTTGGTAGTGGGTGGAGCTGTAAACTGGTTTGTTACAACCCGCAGCAAGGACGCAACATTGAATACGGAAAGAGGAGAAAAAGGAACGTTGCTGGCTTCCGGTTTTATTGCCGGTGGTGCATTGATGGGAGTTATCAGTGCCGCTATGCGTTTCGGCGGAGTTAATCTTGTGAATGAAGCATGGCTGAACAATACCTGGTCGGAAGTGTTAGCATTAGGAGCATATGCCCTGTTGATTCTTTACTTTATCAAAGCTTCAATGAAAGTTAAATAAATAGTATGAGAAGACTTTTATCCGTCATAGTATCGTTTGTCAGTGTAATGACTTTTGCACAGGGACAGTCTGCGGAGCCTGCTCCGCAGGACTCTGCAGGGTTCGCAGCACCCACAGCGATGTTACAAATCGGGAAGTCTTATTTGGGAACAAAATATGTAGCCAATACCTTAGACCGGGACGGAGAAGAGAAACTGGTTGTCCGAACGGATGCGGTAGATTGCCTTACTTTCGTGGAATATACGTTGGCGCAGGCTCTCAGTCCATCATTTGCAGAGAATCTGCAAAAGATACGGTATCGGGACGGTATTATTGACGGTTATCCTTCGCGATTGCATTATACGTCCGACTGGATTGATAATGGTGTCCGGCATGGTTTCCTTACAGATATCACTGCTGAGAATAGTACGCCTACAATGAAATTGTCCCTTTCATACATGTCCACCCATCCCAAACAATACAAGAAATTGTCCGATTCGCCGGAAAATGTGTTACGGATGGCTGAACATGAGAAAGTTTTATCAGGAAAAGCAGTACATTGGCTGCCGAAAAGCCAATTGCCGGAAAACGGATTGCCGTGGATTATGGACGGAGACATTATTGCTATCACAACGAGGTTGCCCGGACTGGACATTGCTCACGTAGGAATAGCAGAATATAAAAATGGAAAGTTGCATCTGCTGCACGCTTCTTCCACATTAGGGAAAGTGGTGGTCAGCGATACGCCTCTCACCCATATGCTCAACAATAATAAATCGTGGACAGGCATACGTGTCGTTCGGATGTCGCACATTAAAAATAACTGATTATGAAACGAGTAAAACATTTCCTTCTCGTCTCGTGCTTATTTCCCGTCTTAGCGGGAGCACAAGGAGTGGCAAACGCCAACTTTCTGAGCCTTACCCCGGACGCCCAGTCGGCAGGTATGGCAGGTACGGGATTAGCTATCACCGATAACGGAAGTAC
This portion of the Bacteroides acidifaciens genome encodes:
- a CDS encoding DUF1460 domain-containing protein, with the protein product MTFAQGQSAEPAPQDSAGFAAPTAMLQIGKSYLGTKYVANTLDRDGEEKLVVRTDAVDCLTFVEYTLAQALSPSFAENLQKIRYRDGIIDGYPSRLHYTSDWIDNGVRHGFLTDITAENSTPTMKLSLSYMSTHPKQYKKLSDSPENVLRMAEHEKVLSGKAVHWLPKSQLPENGLPWIMDGDIIAITTRLPGLDIAHVGIAEYKNGKLHLLHASSTLGKVVVSDTPLTHMLNNNKSWTGIRVVRMSHIKNN